The Cohnella abietis genome has a segment encoding these proteins:
- a CDS encoding tetratricopeptide repeat protein codes for MRSWKKWTLSLTVIVFVMLSLEGITGSAALAAPKEPLSVSQLKDGKKLTKPLLNFITKALDLSKEETSLLNIDLFYEVDLGGLPTGYTRQFVALFYHSEGIELVLLASNADASKIKLLDRAQSSDEGSLFVNTAKLEISTNKNQIEVWTQYPFRASYTKAVLEWSSNKLKVISHEYGDPTAEFFDKKKSLLRNKDILGLIDLENSEDPFYPSAYEGNYTLGAPTLVLAHQKALAIHKKNIKAAISYLEYGFSQYSYGYGPFGYSDGTVTKEDFVASEYDSYPESRMSLNVYVGIYNDYGYFLSLDGRNKEAKLVLSNVIKLVPTRTVAYLNIADVEWTLGQKTAAKEHYKQYIKLLGSKATSIAPKRVQERLKAK; via the coding sequence ATGAGAAGCTGGAAAAAATGGACGTTATCTCTTACCGTAATCGTGTTCGTGATGCTAAGCCTTGAAGGGATAACTGGATCAGCGGCCCTCGCAGCCCCCAAGGAGCCCTTGAGCGTGTCTCAGCTTAAGGATGGTAAAAAGCTGACTAAGCCTTTATTAAACTTCATTACAAAAGCTCTGGACTTGTCTAAAGAGGAAACCTCTTTATTAAATATTGATCTTTTTTATGAGGTTGATTTGGGAGGATTGCCTACCGGGTACACGCGCCAATTTGTAGCGTTGTTCTATCACTCAGAGGGTATCGAGCTTGTACTCCTAGCTTCTAATGCTGATGCTTCAAAAATCAAGCTGCTAGATCGTGCACAATCCAGTGACGAAGGAAGCTTGTTCGTCAATACGGCCAAGCTAGAAATCAGCACTAATAAAAACCAAATTGAAGTTTGGACCCAATATCCATTTCGGGCATCTTACACTAAGGCAGTGCTTGAGTGGTCAAGTAATAAACTTAAAGTTATCTCCCATGAATATGGCGATCCAACGGCGGAGTTTTTCGATAAAAAAAAGAGTCTTCTTCGCAATAAAGATATTCTAGGACTTATTGATCTAGAAAATTCGGAGGATCCTTTTTACCCGAGTGCTTATGAAGGCAATTATACACTTGGCGCTCCGACACTGGTGCTAGCTCATCAGAAAGCTCTCGCCATTCATAAAAAGAACATAAAAGCGGCTATTTCCTATCTCGAATACGGATTTTCACAGTATAGCTATGGATATGGGCCATTTGGTTATTCCGATGGAACAGTGACCAAGGAAGATTTCGTTGCATCCGAGTACGATTCCTACCCCGAATCGCGTATGAGCTTAAACGTCTACGTCGGGATTTATAACGATTATGGTTATTTTCTATCTTTGGATGGACGCAATAAGGAAGCAAAGCTTGTTCTATCCAATGTCATTAAGCTTGTTCCCACTCGAACTGTAGCCTATCTCAACATTGCCGATGTAGAATGGACGCTTGGTCAGAAAACAGCAGCCAAAGAGCACTACAAGCAATACATAAAGCTGCTTGGCAGCAAAGCAACCAGCATCGCCCCTAAGCGTGTGCAGGAGCGGCTTAAGGCTAAGTAA
- a CDS encoding YlbL family protein → MNTKDQHWIRRYRSALLIGFLFIVLVIAYIMPLPYMLYGPGSAEPVHPRVETGHKLNEKGALLFTTVSTYSKPNIFFIIYARLNPRMEVKSQEEATGGATNLSGYRNLLAWMRDSSEANALLAAYNVINKPIDVEEQGVIVYSLLPESKAQENGLQEGDIITQVDGKETKTAKVLSEYLSKKEPGDKVIVSGTRGDKPFKATIPLITLSSSNPAIASRTGIGFQNETVLKVTPPDPVKFDFSDTGGPSAGLMMTLEIVAQLTNDDLTRGYRIAGTGTITADGTVGQIGGINYKLMAADKKKADYFLVPYDKNSLANWNLAEKTVKELKLSPKLVKVSTLKEALDFLKGLEPKKEL, encoded by the coding sequence ATGAATACAAAGGACCAACATTGGATACGCCGCTACCGGTCGGCCCTCCTAATAGGATTTCTATTTATTGTATTGGTTATTGCGTACATAATGCCGTTGCCTTATATGTTATATGGGCCCGGGTCAGCTGAGCCTGTTCATCCCCGCGTGGAAACTGGACACAAGCTCAACGAGAAAGGTGCTCTATTATTTACGACCGTCTCTACTTACTCCAAACCGAACATTTTTTTCATTATTTACGCTCGCCTTAATCCTCGTATGGAGGTCAAATCTCAGGAGGAGGCGACAGGTGGCGCTACGAATTTAAGTGGCTATCGCAACCTGCTTGCTTGGATGCGAGATAGCTCGGAGGCTAATGCGCTTCTTGCTGCCTACAATGTTATTAACAAGCCCATCGATGTAGAGGAGCAAGGCGTTATTGTTTACAGTCTGCTACCCGAATCTAAAGCACAGGAAAATGGCTTGCAGGAAGGCGATATCATTACTCAGGTGGATGGCAAGGAGACCAAAACGGCCAAAGTGCTTTCTGAATACCTTTCCAAGAAAGAGCCTGGAGACAAAGTAATTGTGTCTGGAACTCGCGGAGACAAGCCCTTCAAAGCAACCATCCCTCTTATTACTTTGTCTTCTTCTAATCCTGCTATAGCTTCCAGAACAGGAATTGGATTTCAAAACGAAACCGTGTTGAAAGTAACGCCTCCTGACCCTGTCAAATTTGATTTTTCAGATACTGGTGGTCCTTCCGCAGGACTGATGATGACACTTGAGATCGTGGCGCAATTGACTAATGACGATCTGACCAGAGGTTACCGTATTGCGGGAACTGGGACGATTACAGCGGATGGCACAGTCGGTCAAATCGGCGGTATCAATTATAAGCTAATGGCAGCGGACAAGAAAAAAGCTGACTATTTCCTCGTACCCTACGATAAGAACAGCTTAGCTAACTGGAATCTTGCCGAGAAAACAGTAAAAGAACTGAAGCTATCTCCCAAGCTCGTCAAAGTATCAACCCTCAAAGAAGCGCTCGATTTTCTGAAGGGTCTGGAGCCAAAGAAAGAGCTGTAA
- a CDS encoding amidase domain-containing protein → MSGEEQDWKQALYGYVSVINEAALHTDTHKLLEISDKEHRERLTQRLILSKQRELKWAMRPVRSEMRARIERYNAVRGEAVADIAIHLVRSMEQRNQPWMEERVERERVRFVRTGKSWRIHTVKPLVVESSAEVLLEQNEVHDAWDGERQAALPSAPYMNPQALYGFKSRVYAGASNDSAYEGYGYGMTRRGIPYLREAAVAYAERWWNEPNPAYENFEVNCTNYVSQCIFAGGAPMNYTGKRPSGWWYKGYSNNDEMWSFSWAVANSLRHFLSASRTNGLRAEAVSKPELLQLGDVICYDWNGNGQVGHNTIVTAFTPEGMPLVNANTVSSRHRYWDYKDSYAWTEQTRYHFYHIVDEF, encoded by the coding sequence ATGTCGGGGGAAGAGCAGGATTGGAAGCAGGCTTTGTATGGATATGTGAGTGTTATTAACGAAGCTGCATTGCACACGGATACTCACAAGTTACTCGAAATTTCTGATAAGGAGCATCGCGAACGGCTTACTCAGCGACTTATTTTATCCAAGCAAAGAGAATTGAAGTGGGCAATGCGTCCAGTAAGAAGTGAGATGCGTGCACGCATAGAACGATACAATGCGGTTCGGGGTGAAGCTGTTGCAGACATAGCCATTCATTTGGTTCGTTCTATGGAACAAAGAAATCAGCCGTGGATGGAGGAAAGGGTGGAGAGAGAGCGGGTTCGTTTCGTCCGTACCGGTAAAAGCTGGCGTATTCATACAGTTAAGCCACTTGTAGTGGAGTCTTCAGCGGAGGTATTACTTGAGCAAAATGAAGTTCATGATGCCTGGGATGGAGAAAGGCAAGCAGCTTTGCCATCTGCACCTTATATGAATCCGCAGGCGCTGTATGGTTTCAAGTCTAGGGTTTATGCAGGGGCTTCCAATGATAGCGCTTATGAAGGTTATGGGTATGGAATGACCCGTCGGGGAATTCCTTATCTGCGGGAGGCAGCTGTTGCTTACGCCGAACGATGGTGGAACGAGCCGAATCCTGCATACGAAAACTTCGAGGTAAATTGCACAAATTATGTCTCACAGTGTATCTTTGCAGGCGGTGCGCCTATGAATTATACTGGGAAAAGGCCATCAGGATGGTGGTACAAAGGGTATTCAAACAATGACGAAATGTGGAGCTTTAGTTGGGCTGTGGCGAATAGCTTGCGACATTTTTTAAGCGCTTCGCGTACTAATGGGTTACGGGCTGAGGCGGTTTCTAAGCCAGAGCTTCTACAGCTAGGAGATGTCATCTGTTATGATTGGAACGGCAACGGCCAGGTCGGTCATAATACGATCGTAACTGCATTCACGCCAGAAGGCATGCCACTCGTTAACGCGAATACAGTAAGCAGCCGCCATCGTTATTGGGATTATAAGGATTCTTATGCGTGGACGGAGCAAACTCGGTATCATTTTTACCACATTGTTGATGAATTTTAA
- a CDS encoding alpha/beta hydrolase yields the protein MTTMSTPYNGSVVIPVPATEQSPDHKLIRKLGRLALNLLLAVSSLIVIAFLAFHVYVAWALSHPPVASLVSNPMLAKNLTYSEVTFPSADEKTLVDGWWIPADESRQTVVLSHGYGANREESWVPMYDLADLLHSLKYNVLMFDYGFASAAHSTPATGGRIESQQLIGALQYARKQGNDELIIWGFSMGAGTALQAALQSEPVDAMILDSTFLPDDDTLYHNIRNQINIPKYPSVSLIRLFFPLMSGTRLEQIPSAQVQQTAFDFPILLIHGTADDKAPTYISENVAKAQTNALSQLWIVPGAIHEMIYRTHTQEYVQRTTSFLDRVHTEVLAKLQTTQSITA from the coding sequence ATGACAACAATGTCGACGCCCTATAACGGCTCCGTAGTTATACCGGTTCCCGCAACAGAGCAATCCCCCGATCATAAGTTAATCCGCAAGCTCGGACGACTTGCATTGAATTTACTTCTCGCCGTCTCAAGCCTAATTGTCATAGCTTTCCTAGCTTTTCATGTTTACGTAGCCTGGGCACTCTCACATCCTCCTGTGGCCTCACTTGTCTCGAATCCGATGCTTGCTAAGAATTTAACTTATAGCGAGGTAACCTTCCCAAGTGCCGATGAGAAGACGCTCGTTGATGGTTGGTGGATACCCGCTGACGAAAGCCGGCAAACCGTAGTACTGAGCCACGGATACGGTGCTAACCGAGAAGAGTCTTGGGTTCCTATGTATGATCTTGCAGACCTGCTTCATAGCTTAAAATATAATGTCCTTATGTTTGATTATGGATTTGCAAGCGCAGCACACTCCACACCTGCAACCGGAGGGCGAATTGAATCACAGCAGCTTATAGGAGCACTCCAATATGCACGCAAGCAAGGCAATGATGAGCTTATCATCTGGGGCTTCTCTATGGGCGCAGGAACGGCATTACAGGCTGCTCTTCAATCCGAGCCAGTCGATGCCATGATTCTGGACAGCACTTTCCTCCCAGACGATGACACATTGTATCATAACATCCGTAATCAAATAAACATTCCGAAATATCCTTCTGTCTCTCTTATTCGTCTGTTTTTTCCGCTTATGAGCGGCACAAGGCTCGAGCAGATTCCTTCTGCCCAGGTTCAACAAACAGCCTTCGATTTCCCGATATTGCTCATTCACGGCACAGCCGATGACAAAGCCCCAACCTACATTTCCGAAAATGTTGCCAAAGCGCAAACAAACGCCCTTTCTCAATTATGGATCGTCCCAGGAGCTATTCATGAAATGATTTATCGCACTCATACGCAAGAATATGTCCAAAGAACAACCTCATTCCTTGACCGAGTTCATACGGAGGTATTAGCCAAGCTCCAAACTACACAATCAATAACGGCCTAA
- a CDS encoding D-alanine--D-alanine ligase: MGKIRVGLVYGGRSGEHEVSLQTALAVLKEFDYDRYELIPFYITPKGQWRSGPLLNAPPAAVAQLQFTPAASADADEGQHSGEVSAVKPLLPVLKGMSESVLTDGSSDSDGKPIDVMLPLLHGTFGEDGTIQGLFEMAGLPYVGAGVLASSVGMDKVAMKTMFAHAGLPQVGYRHFIRFEWKQDREKCLESVEELGYPCFVKPANLGSSVGVSKARNRDELVAAIEEALRYDRKVIVEEFVDAREIEVSVLGNDDPRASVPGEVCSSNEFYDYKAKYIDGKSAMVIPAEISPEVAEAVRVMAVQAFRSIDGSGLCRADFFLRRSDGALFINEVNTLPGFTPYSMYPLMWKESGVSYRELLDTLIQLAIERHEERQSIDYGGGE, translated from the coding sequence ATGGGAAAAATACGTGTCGGACTCGTTTACGGAGGACGTTCAGGTGAGCACGAGGTTTCGCTGCAAACGGCATTGGCCGTATTGAAGGAGTTTGACTACGATCGATATGAACTTATTCCTTTCTATATTACACCTAAGGGTCAGTGGAGGTCAGGTCCTTTGTTGAACGCTCCGCCGGCGGCGGTTGCACAATTACAATTTACTCCTGCTGCAAGTGCAGATGCAGATGAGGGTCAGCATAGTGGAGAAGTCAGTGCCGTTAAGCCGTTGCTGCCAGTACTAAAGGGAATGTCGGAATCGGTGCTGACAGATGGCTCATCGGACAGCGATGGTAAGCCTATTGATGTTATGCTACCTTTGCTTCATGGCACCTTTGGTGAAGACGGAACCATTCAAGGCTTGTTTGAGATGGCCGGGCTTCCGTACGTTGGAGCAGGTGTGCTCGCTTCTTCTGTTGGAATGGACAAGGTTGCAATGAAGACTATGTTTGCCCATGCAGGCTTGCCGCAGGTAGGGTATCGTCATTTTATCCGATTTGAATGGAAGCAGGATCGTGAGAAATGTCTGGAGAGCGTCGAGGAGTTAGGTTATCCGTGCTTTGTGAAGCCTGCGAATTTGGGTTCTAGCGTAGGGGTGTCGAAAGCGCGTAATCGTGATGAGCTCGTTGCTGCGATAGAGGAAGCTTTGCGATATGATCGGAAGGTTATCGTTGAGGAGTTTGTTGATGCGCGCGAGATTGAAGTAAGTGTGCTTGGTAATGATGATCCACGTGCTTCCGTGCCTGGGGAAGTTTGTAGCTCTAATGAATTTTATGATTATAAAGCCAAATATATTGACGGCAAATCGGCTATGGTTATTCCGGCCGAGATTTCGCCTGAAGTTGCGGAAGCAGTGCGAGTAATGGCTGTGCAAGCATTCCGATCAATTGATGGATCGGGGCTATGTCGTGCGGATTTCTTCCTTCGGCGCAGCGATGGTGCGTTGTTCATTAATGAAGTAAACACGCTGCCAGGCTTCACACCCTATAGCATGTACCCGCTAATGTGGAAGGAATCCGGAGTCTCGTACCGCGAACTGCTGGACACCCTCATCCAATTAGCGATCGAGCGCCACGAGGAACGCCAGTCAATCGACTACGGCGGCGGAGAATAG
- a CDS encoding DNA-binding response regulator, with protein sequence MMRNFESEYRIWLNKHITRSTGERLRRIKERHGFGEKLLIEHAWWPVVKSLDDLHPEYEFVDTFGNYYFMDLAYIRLPRPTCLESDSFSSHARDADRGSFSRGLERQNEIALADWNILRFSIDKLKEDPYSCQNHIRRMLEIWYGEDSSSVQKLTIYQREILRLANRLSSPITIEMVSNSLGKSKRVARVQLHQMAQLNYIEPASGDQRVRSYRLKR encoded by the coding sequence ATGATGAGAAACTTCGAATCTGAGTATCGTATTTGGTTGAACAAACATATTACACGGAGCACTGGAGAACGTCTTCGGAGAATTAAAGAACGTCACGGTTTCGGCGAAAAACTACTGATCGAGCACGCATGGTGGCCTGTTGTCAAAAGTCTTGACGATTTACATCCTGAGTATGAGTTTGTGGACACCTTCGGAAACTATTACTTTATGGACCTTGCCTACATTCGTCTTCCTAGGCCCACTTGTTTGGAATCAGACAGCTTCAGCTCACATGCTCGTGATGCTGACCGAGGATCATTCTCTCGTGGATTAGAAAGGCAGAATGAAATTGCGTTGGCTGACTGGAATATTTTGCGTTTTTCGATTGATAAACTGAAGGAAGATCCTTATAGTTGTCAAAATCACATTCGCAGAATGCTGGAAATTTGGTACGGGGAGGATAGCAGCAGCGTGCAAAAACTAACCATTTATCAACGGGAAATCTTACGTCTAGCCAATCGTTTATCGAGCCCAATTACCATAGAAATGGTTAGTAACTCTCTTGGCAAAAGCAAGAGAGTTGCACGTGTTCAACTACACCAAATGGCGCAGCTAAACTATATTGAGCCGGCTAGCGGGGACCAACGTGTCCGCAGCTACCGGCTGAAAAGATAA
- a CDS encoding IclR family transcriptional regulator, producing MEDEKRTVRAVERALDVLLCFASGHEWSLTEIAGRIGLHKSTVHRLLATLEDRGFVTRDVATERYRLGLSVLELSANLSRSDDPSVVLLPEMERLRDQLSETISLYVRDRTERVRIQAVQSMQAIRRVATVGARLPLSVGASSKVLLAFSEAGVRGIVMSDPAWPALLNREDFGKQLDEIVAAGYATSFEEREPGAAAVSAPIFNRSGKLVAALSVSGPSNRLTPNRMHEHAPAIIEAAHRMGTILG from the coding sequence ATGGAAGACGAAAAACGAACGGTACGTGCGGTAGAGCGGGCATTGGATGTGCTCTTGTGTTTTGCCTCAGGACATGAGTGGAGCTTAACGGAAATAGCAGGTCGTATCGGGCTGCACAAGAGCACCGTGCATAGATTATTGGCGACCTTGGAGGATAGAGGCTTTGTAACACGGGATGTGGCTACAGAGAGATATCGGCTTGGTTTAAGTGTATTGGAATTGTCTGCGAATCTGTCTCGCTCTGACGATCCTTCAGTTGTGCTCCTACCCGAAATGGAGCGGCTTAGAGATCAATTAAGCGAGACGATTAGCTTGTACGTCAGAGATCGAACGGAACGTGTTCGTATCCAAGCCGTGCAAAGCATGCAGGCTATTCGTCGCGTAGCAACAGTTGGAGCACGCCTTCCCTTATCGGTTGGAGCGTCAAGCAAGGTATTGCTTGCTTTCTCAGAAGCAGGCGTTCGCGGTATCGTTATGTCAGATCCCGCATGGCCTGCTCTACTGAATCGCGAGGATTTCGGGAAGCAGCTCGATGAGATTGTAGCAGCTGGCTATGCGACAAGCTTCGAGGAGAGGGAGCCTGGTGCTGCGGCTGTCTCTGCGCCGATCTTTAACCGCTCTGGCAAGCTGGTGGCCGCTTTGTCCGTGTCAGGCCCATCCAATCGCCTGACTCCGAACCGTATGCATGAGCATGCCCCGGCTATCATTGAGGCTGCTCATCGAATGGGCACGATATTAGGGTAG
- a CDS encoding Fe-Mn family superoxide dismutase — MRLVYGNIVPVRLLEEIVYWKTQEIEHIIVIRSLVPDLEPAYMQLLADWENVFEKTQEYAERAKQHAVANERSLPSDWATLLPKLLEDSLEQSREFSRQLQLLPEHSLSVSQSQEKSIVLDYLKRQPEYYNGMMDHLEQTGTVRWIQSQETNEDSPEGYGGPEPADGSISLRPNESINESHSIRPEGTWSDPLLAMEQNNPPLSNPVPVGGHTLPPLPYSYKALEPYIDEKTMRIHHDKHHQSYVDGLNIAETKLAEARRTGDFDLVKHWERELAFNGAGHYLHTLFWGVMSPKGGGKPSGPLLDEIINSFGSFEAFKKQFTEAANKVEGGGWAILVWSPRSHRLEILTAEKHQNLSQWDVVPLLSLDVWEHAYYLKHQNNRAAYTLDWWNVVNWPFVSDRYNKARLLMWVPY, encoded by the coding sequence ATGCGTTTAGTATATGGAAATATTGTGCCCGTGAGATTACTGGAAGAAATCGTGTATTGGAAAACACAAGAGATTGAGCATATCATCGTCATCCGCTCCCTTGTTCCAGATCTTGAGCCTGCTTACATGCAATTGCTTGCGGATTGGGAAAATGTTTTTGAGAAAACTCAGGAGTATGCCGAGCGCGCCAAGCAGCATGCTGTTGCTAATGAGCGTTCTCTACCCTCAGACTGGGCAACACTTCTGCCAAAGCTGTTAGAGGATAGCTTGGAGCAATCAAGAGAGTTTAGCCGTCAGCTACAGCTATTACCTGAGCATAGCCTCTCCGTTTCCCAGTCTCAAGAGAAATCGATCGTATTAGATTATTTGAAGCGGCAGCCTGAATATTACAATGGTATGATGGATCACTTGGAGCAAACGGGAACCGTCCGCTGGATTCAATCTCAGGAAACGAATGAGGATAGTCCGGAGGGATACGGTGGACCTGAACCTGCCGATGGCAGTATAAGCTTGCGACCTAATGAGTCGATAAACGAAAGCCATTCTATTCGCCCAGAGGGCACTTGGTCAGACCCGCTTCTAGCTATGGAGCAAAATAACCCTCCACTGAGCAATCCCGTCCCTGTAGGTGGACATACATTACCCCCACTCCCTTATTCTTACAAAGCTTTGGAGCCCTATATCGATGAAAAAACAATGCGAATCCACCACGACAAGCATCATCAAAGCTATGTGGACGGTTTGAATATAGCTGAAACAAAACTAGCTGAAGCTCGGCGAACTGGCGATTTTGATTTGGTCAAACATTGGGAAAGAGAGCTAGCTTTTAATGGTGCTGGACACTATTTGCATACTTTGTTCTGGGGTGTAATGTCACCAAAGGGCGGGGGAAAGCCAAGTGGACCTCTGCTAGACGAAATCATTAACAGCTTCGGGAGCTTTGAAGCGTTTAAGAAGCAATTTACGGAAGCGGCCAATAAAGTTGAAGGCGGAGGTTGGGCCATTCTTGTGTGGAGTCCGCGAAGCCATCGCCTAGAGATTCTAACCGCGGAGAAGCATCAGAATCTCTCGCAATGGGATGTCGTCCCGCTGCTCTCCCTGGATGTCTGGGAGCATGCCTATTACCTAAAACATCAGAACAATCGCGCTGCCTACACACTGGATTGGTGGAACGTGGTTAATTGGCCCTTTGTCTCGGATCGTTACAATAAAGCCAGGCTGCTTATGTGGGTCCCTTATTAA
- the acnA gene encoding aconitate hydratase AcnA, with protein MSKFPYQVQQELQSSGKSYRYYRLQALEEQGLGPVSKLPFSIKVLLEAAIRQFDGRGITEEHVKQLATWTQGREDKEIPFIPARIVLQDFTGVPVVVDLAAMRETVKQAGGDPKQINPLVPVDLVIDHSVMVDAFGTADALQYNMDVEFQRNEERYRFLRWAQTAFNNFRAVPPATGIVHQVNLEYLASVAATKSKDGVTEVYPDSLVGTDSHTTMINGLGIVGWGVGGIEAEAGMLGQPLYFVMPEVVGFKLTGKLSEGATATDLALTVTQILRKKGVVGKFVEFFGSGLSNISLADRATVANMAPEYGATIGFFPVDNETLNYLRLTGREDSQIDLVEAYYKAQDMFRTDETPDPVFTEVMELDLSTIVPSLAGPKRPQDRVELTAMKQSFNDIIRTPIDKGGFGLSDAQIEQTVDIKHPNGANSRFGTGAVVIAAITSCTNTSNPSVMIGAGLVAKKAVERGLKKPAYVKSSLTPGSLVVTDYLNNAGLLPYLEKLGFYVAGYGCATCIGNSGPLPDEVSLAIADNDLAVAAVLSGNRNFEGRVHAQVKANYLASPPLVVAYALAGTVNIDLANDPIGFDNDNQPVYLKDIWPTNEEIQQAVSASLSPDMFRAKYENVFTQNEQWNQIPVPEGELYEWDPKSTYIANPPFFTDLAPQPGDISDVKNARVLALMGDSVTTDHISPAGNIKADSPGGQYLLEHGVTKEDFNSYGSRRGHHEVMMRGTFANIRIRNQVAPGTEGGVTTYLPTDEVMSIYDASMKYQKNATNLIVIAGKEYGTGSSRDWAAKGTFLLGVKAVIAESFERIHRSNLVGMGVLPLQFTDGQSWKTLGITGRETFEISGMSNDVTPGQSVTVTAKREDGTTFEFQAIARLDSMVDVDYYRNSGILQTVLRQMIAAQ; from the coding sequence TTGTCTAAATTTCCTTATCAAGTACAGCAAGAATTGCAGTCATCGGGTAAGTCTTATCGCTACTACCGCCTTCAAGCTTTGGAAGAGCAAGGCTTAGGTCCTGTTTCCAAGCTTCCATTCTCCATCAAAGTATTGCTTGAAGCAGCAATCCGCCAATTTGACGGACGCGGCATTACAGAAGAGCATGTTAAACAATTAGCGACTTGGACTCAAGGCCGCGAAGATAAAGAAATTCCGTTCATTCCTGCACGTATCGTTCTTCAGGATTTTACAGGGGTACCTGTTGTTGTTGATTTGGCAGCAATGCGCGAAACGGTAAAACAAGCTGGCGGAGATCCGAAGCAAATCAATCCGCTCGTTCCAGTTGACCTCGTAATCGATCACTCTGTTATGGTTGATGCTTTCGGCACTGCAGATGCTTTGCAATACAATATGGACGTTGAATTTCAGCGTAATGAAGAGCGTTATCGTTTCCTTCGTTGGGCACAAACGGCATTCAACAATTTCCGTGCTGTTCCTCCTGCAACAGGTATCGTTCACCAAGTTAACCTTGAGTATCTTGCATCCGTTGCCGCTACAAAGTCGAAAGACGGCGTAACCGAAGTTTATCCGGATTCCCTCGTAGGAACAGATTCGCATACTACGATGATCAACGGACTCGGTATCGTAGGCTGGGGTGTTGGCGGTATCGAAGCGGAAGCCGGTATGCTTGGACAGCCTCTATACTTCGTTATGCCTGAGGTAGTTGGCTTCAAGCTGACTGGTAAGCTTTCTGAAGGCGCAACTGCAACCGATCTTGCATTAACTGTTACCCAAATCCTTCGTAAAAAAGGCGTAGTCGGCAAATTCGTCGAATTCTTCGGCTCTGGCCTTTCCAATATTAGTCTTGCTGACCGTGCTACTGTTGCCAACATGGCTCCAGAATACGGCGCAACAATCGGCTTCTTCCCTGTTGATAACGAAACATTGAACTACTTGAGACTGACTGGCCGTGAAGACAGCCAAATCGATCTTGTTGAAGCTTACTACAAGGCACAAGACATGTTCCGTACGGATGAAACGCCAGATCCGGTGTTCACAGAAGTAATGGAATTGGACTTGTCCACAATCGTTCCTAGCTTGGCAGGCCCTAAACGTCCACAAGATCGCGTCGAGCTAACAGCTATGAAGCAATCTTTTAACGATATTATTCGTACACCGATTGACAAAGGTGGCTTCGGCTTAAGCGATGCTCAAATCGAGCAAACGGTTGACATTAAACATCCTAACGGTGCGAACAGCCGCTTTGGTACAGGCGCTGTCGTCATTGCTGCTATCACAAGCTGTACGAACACATCCAACCCAAGCGTTATGATTGGTGCGGGTCTCGTTGCTAAAAAAGCAGTAGAGCGTGGATTGAAAAAACCAGCTTATGTTAAGAGCTCTTTGACACCAGGTTCCCTTGTTGTAACTGACTACTTGAACAATGCAGGTCTACTACCTTACCTTGAAAAGCTTGGCTTCTATGTTGCAGGTTACGGCTGTGCAACTTGTATCGGTAACTCTGGTCCATTGCCAGATGAAGTTAGCTTAGCTATCGCTGATAACGATCTTGCCGTTGCTGCTGTTCTATCCGGTAACCGTAACTTTGAAGGCCGCGTGCATGCACAAGTAAAAGCTAACTATCTGGCATCTCCACCGCTAGTCGTTGCTTACGCACTTGCAGGTACAGTTAATATCGATCTTGCTAACGATCCAATCGGTTTTGACAACGATAACCAACCGGTATATCTGAAGGATATCTGGCCAACTAACGAAGAAATTCAACAAGCCGTTAGCGCATCTTTGAGCCCAGATATGTTCCGTGCTAAATACGAGAACGTATTTACTCAGAACGAGCAATGGAACCAAATCCCTGTGCCAGAAGGCGAGCTTTACGAGTGGGATCCTAAATCCACTTACATCGCTAATCCGCCGTTCTTTACGGATCTAGCTCCTCAGCCAGGCGATATTTCAGACGTTAAAAATGCACGCGTATTGGCATTGATGGGCGATTCCGTTACAACGGACCATATCTCCCCAGCCGGTAACATCAAAGCAGATAGCCCTGGTGGTCAATACCTGCTTGAGCATGGCGTAACGAAGGAAGATTTCAACTCGTATGGCTCCCGTCGTGGTCACCATGAGGTCATGATGAGAGGTACTTTCGCTAACATCCGTATCCGGAACCAAGTGGCTCCAGGCACTGAGGGCGGCGTAACTACGTATCTTCCAACTGATGAAGTTATGTCCATCTACGATGCTTCGATGAAATATCAGAAGAACGCTACAAACCTAATTGTTATTGCTGGTAAAGAGTACGGCACAGGAAGCTCCCGTGACTGGGCAGCCAAAGGTACGTTCCTTCTCGGCGTCAAAGCCGTCATTGCGGAAAGCTTCGAACGGATTCACCGTTCGAACCTTGTAGGTATGGGCGTGCTTCCACTGCAATTTACAGACGGACAAAGCTGGAAAACTCTTGGAATTACGGGTCGTGAAACATTCGAAATCAGCGGTATGTCTAATGACGTAACGCCGGGTCAATCTGTTACTGTAACAGCGAAGCGTGAAGACGGAACAACTTTTGAATTCCAAGCTATTGCACGACTGGATTCAATGGTTGACGTAGATTACTATCGCAACAGCGGTATTCTACAAACTGTACTTCGCCAAATGATCGCTGCTCAATAA